A window of Thermococcus sp. MV5 contains these coding sequences:
- the cobB gene encoding NAD-dependent protein deacetylase, producing MIEEAAKLIAHSRFLIAFTGAGISAESGVPTFRDKGGLWEKYKIEDVATPEAFKRNPGLVWEFYKMRMQLMKNARPNPAHLALTELENMGILKAVITQNIDNLHKMAGTKAVVELHGNIYSVKCSNCEYKENLLETRKLDEFLVEGRIPKCPKCGSFIRPDVVWFGESLPQGTLQKAFKLAERADVCLVIGTSGQVFPAAYIPYIVKDSGGYVIEINPKESGITPIADLFLKGNAGEIMKLLLEKVKICLKNKKC from the coding sequence ATGATAGAAGAAGCAGCAAAACTCATTGCTCACTCTCGCTTTTTGATAGCTTTTACAGGAGCAGGAATAAGTGCTGAAAGTGGTGTTCCTACCTTCAGGGACAAAGGAGGTCTATGGGAAAAATATAAAATTGAAGATGTAGCTACTCCCGAGGCTTTCAAACGAAATCCCGGGTTGGTATGGGAGTTTTATAAAATGCGAATGCAACTTATGAAAAATGCAAGACCAAATCCAGCGCACTTGGCCTTGACAGAACTTGAAAATATGGGGATCTTAAAGGCAGTTATAACTCAGAACATAGACAATCTTCATAAGATGGCAGGGACTAAGGCTGTTGTAGAGCTCCATGGAAACATTTATTCCGTTAAATGTTCTAACTGTGAGTATAAAGAAAATTTGTTGGAAACTAGGAAGCTCGATGAGTTCTTGGTGGAAGGGAGAATCCCAAAATGCCCAAAATGTGGATCATTTATTCGTCCTGATGTGGTGTGGTTTGGAGAATCTCTACCTCAAGGAACTCTTCAAAAAGCGTTTAAACTCGCTGAACGGGCCGATGTTTGTCTTGTGATAGGAACAAGTGGACAAGTTTTTCCAGCTGCATATATTCCATACATTGTCAAAGATAGTGGAGGATACGTAATAGAAATCAATCCTAAAGAAAGTGGAATAACTCCAATAGCGGACTTGTTCCTAAAGGGAAATGCGGGGGAGATTATGAAGCTTCTTTTAGAGAAGGTGAAAATTTGCTTGAAGAACAAAAAATGTTAG
- a CDS encoding DUF3783 domain-containing protein has product MILVIGFEKEEVSRIKEILDGFEVYEVPEYCRDWIMEEVVEKASSFEGSGNWHWRKFIIMHDISNEGVKEIIGKVRSLGIKEVIFATTTPTSLSWMLEDLLKELIREDEYFRRLKEEQKKMKTFYLDIGKS; this is encoded by the coding sequence ATGATACTCGTGATAGGATTTGAAAAGGAAGAAGTCTCTAGAATTAAGGAGATATTAGATGGATTTGAGGTTTATGAAGTTCCTGAATATTGCAGAGATTGGATAATGGAAGAAGTAGTTGAGAAGGCCTCCTCTTTTGAAGGTAGTGGAAACTGGCATTGGAGGAAGTTCATTATAATGCATGATATTTCAAATGAGGGTGTAAAGGAGATTATAGGAAAAGTCCGGTCGTTAGGCATTAAGGAGGTAATCTTTGCTACCACAACTCCGACGTCTCTATCTTGGATGTTAGAAGATCTTCTCAAAGAACTCATCCGAGAAGATGAATACTTTAGAAGGTTAAAGGAAGAGCAAAAGAAAATGAAAACCTTCTACTTGGACATTGGAAAAAGTTAA
- a CDS encoding TIGR02253 family HAD-type hydrolase: MGMVKVIFFDLDDTLVDTSRLAELARKNAIDNMIQHGFPIDFETAYNELMELISEYGSNFPHHFDYLLRRFDLRHNPKWVAAGVIAYHNTKFAHLREVKNARKALIKLREMGYRLGIITDGNPIKQWEKVLRLDLDDFFENVVVSDFEGVKKPHPKIYQKALKIFRVNADEAVMVGDRLYSDIFGAKRVGMYTIWFRYGKYAHRELEYEDYADFKIHDLLELPQVVEVLENGSNKEVHAGG, from the coding sequence ATGGGTATGGTAAAGGTCATATTTTTTGATCTGGATGATACTCTTGTGGATACATCACGCTTGGCTGAACTTGCTAGGAAGAATGCAATAGACAACATGATTCAACACGGTTTTCCTATTGACTTTGAAACTGCTTATAATGAACTAATGGAACTTATAAGTGAATATGGAAGCAACTTTCCTCATCATTTTGATTACCTTCTACGAAGATTCGATCTAAGGCATAATCCCAAATGGGTAGCCGCAGGGGTGATAGCCTACCATAATACAAAATTTGCCCATCTTAGGGAAGTTAAAAATGCCAGAAAGGCCCTTATAAAACTCAGAGAGATGGGATATAGACTAGGGATAATAACGGATGGTAATCCAATAAAGCAATGGGAAAAGGTTTTGAGACTCGATTTGGATGATTTCTTTGAGAATGTTGTAGTATCAGATTTTGAAGGTGTTAAAAAGCCTCATCCAAAGATCTATCAAAAAGCTTTGAAGATCTTTCGTGTAAATGCTGACGAGGCCGTCATGGTGGGAGATAGGCTTTACTCTGACATCTTTGGTGCCAAAAGAGTGGGCATGTATACAATATGGTTCCGCTATGGGAAATATGCTCATAGGGAGCTTGAATATGAGGATTATGCAGACTTTAAGATCCATGACCTCCTAGAACTTCCGCAGGTTGTAGAGGTGCTTGAAAATGGTTCAAATAAGGAAGTTCATGCTGGTGGATAA